A window from Pseudomonas campi encodes these proteins:
- the rseP gene encoding RIP metalloprotease RseP: MSALYMIFGTLIALGVLVTIHEFGHFWVARRCGVKVLRFSVGFGSPLLRWHDRQGTEFVVAAIPLGGYVKMLDEREGDVPADQLEQSFNRKPVQQRIAIVAAGPIANFLLAILFFWLLAMLGSQQIKPVIGSVQPDSLAAAAGLLPGQEILAVDGEPTQGWGAVNLQLVRRLGESGTLELLLQEPGSTAQSTRQVILRDWQKGADEPDPLRSLGIQPWRPSIVPILKEIDPDGPAHAAGVRLGDRLLAIGEQRIDDWQQVLDVLRELPAKQVTLVVERAGERLELSASLGVRGEGDSRGGYLGVGVGSVEWPAEMLREVRYGPLDGAVEGLRRTWHMTLLTFDSVRKMLVGELSVKNLSGPITIAKVAGASAQSGVGDFLYFLSLLSISLGVLNLLPIPVLDGGHLLFYLVEWVRGRPLSERVQGWGMQIGISLVLGVMLLALINDLGRL; encoded by the coding sequence ATGAGCGCGTTGTACATGATTTTTGGCACCCTGATCGCTCTCGGGGTGCTGGTCACGATCCACGAATTCGGTCATTTCTGGGTGGCCCGCCGCTGCGGCGTCAAAGTTCTGCGTTTTTCCGTGGGCTTCGGTAGCCCACTGCTGCGCTGGCATGATCGCCAGGGCACCGAGTTCGTCGTTGCCGCCATTCCATTGGGCGGCTACGTGAAAATGCTCGATGAGCGTGAGGGCGATGTGCCTGCTGATCAGCTCGAGCAGTCCTTCAATCGCAAGCCGGTGCAGCAGCGCATCGCCATTGTTGCAGCCGGACCGATCGCCAACTTCCTCCTGGCCATTCTGTTCTTCTGGCTGCTGGCCATGCTAGGCAGTCAGCAGATCAAGCCGGTAATCGGTAGTGTGCAGCCGGATAGCCTGGCCGCGGCCGCCGGTCTGTTGCCGGGGCAGGAAATTCTGGCGGTGGACGGTGAACCGACCCAGGGTTGGGGTGCGGTCAATCTGCAGTTGGTGCGTCGTCTCGGTGAGAGCGGCACGCTGGAGTTGTTGCTGCAGGAACCTGGCTCGACGGCACAAAGTACCCGTCAGGTGATTCTGCGTGATTGGCAGAAGGGGGCGGATGAGCCTGATCCGCTGCGCTCCCTGGGTATTCAGCCTTGGCGCCCGAGTATTGTGCCGATATTGAAGGAAATCGATCCTGATGGCCCGGCGCATGCAGCGGGCGTGCGTCTAGGGGATCGTTTGCTGGCTATCGGTGAGCAGCGCATCGATGACTGGCAGCAGGTGCTCGATGTGCTGCGCGAATTGCCTGCCAAACAGGTCACCCTGGTTGTCGAGCGTGCGGGTGAGCGGCTGGAGTTATCCGCCAGCCTGGGTGTGCGTGGCGAGGGTGATTCGCGTGGCGGCTACCTCGGGGTGGGCGTCGGCTCTGTCGAGTGGCCGGCAGAAATGCTCCGTGAGGTTCGCTACGGGCCTTTGGATGGTGCGGTCGAGGGGCTGCGGCGGACTTGGCACATGACCCTGCTGACCTTCGATTCGGTGAGGAAAATGCTGGTCGGCGAGCTCTCGGTAAAAAACTTGAGTGGGCCGATAACCATTGCTAAAGTGGCGGGCGCTTCAGCCCAGTCGGGAGTGGGGGATTTTCTTTATTTCCTGTCCCTGCTGAGCATTAGTTTGGGGGTTCTCAACCTGTTGCCCATCCCCGTGCTGGATGGGGGGCATCTGCTGTTTTACCTGGTGGAATGGGTGCGTGGGCGTCCACTCTCCGAACGGGTGCAGGGTTGGGGAATGCAGATCGGCATCAGTCTGGTGCTTGGGGTGATGTTGCTGGCCCTGATCAACGACCTGGGCCGTCTGTAA